The Novosphingobium sp. G106 genome contains a region encoding:
- a CDS encoding Flp family type IVb pilin produces MKFFSKLRTNQAGATAIEYGLIAALIAVAAISAMQGLGSQLGTTFNSTSSSLAA; encoded by the coding sequence ATGAAGTTTTTTAGCAAGCTGCGCACGAACCAAGCCGGCGCGACGGCCATCGAGTATGGTCTGATCGCTGCGCTAATCGCCGTTGCCGCGATCAGCGCGATGCAGGGCCTGGGCTCTCAGCTCGGAACTACGTTCAACTCCACGTCGTCCTCGCTGGCGGCCTGA
- a CDS encoding Crp/Fnr family transcriptional regulator encodes MIIAPRFEPPFNKYVEVLTVEARQYVACNALHSVENRLARTLLDAADKFGSSKLPITKVALAELLGVPRTTVAAAMSTLQRAGQIRSGSRRRP; translated from the coding sequence ATGATAATAGCTCCACGCTTCGAACCGCCATTCAACAAATATGTCGAGGTTCTGACGGTCGAGGCACGGCAATATGTTGCGTGCAATGCCCTTCACAGCGTGGAGAATCGGCTTGCGCGCACCCTTCTGGACGCAGCGGATAAATTTGGTTCGTCCAAGCTGCCAATCACAAAAGTCGCGTTGGCCGAGCTTCTGGGTGTGCCACGTACTACCGTCGCTGCAGCGATGTCGACCTTGCAACGAGCTGGACAAATACGAAGTGGGTCGCGGCGGAGGCCTTGA